In Ursus arctos isolate Adak ecotype North America unplaced genomic scaffold, UrsArc2.0 scaffold_29, whole genome shotgun sequence, the genomic stretch TATCCTGGTGTATCCTGCTTTTCCTGGTCACCTCACTAAGGAGGGGAAGGCCTCCCTGAACGTCCTAGTCCTCAGCTGAAGGTGGTTTTTAAGGTGGTGGCTCGGGTCGTCCGTCTCAGGGGGGTGGGCCATCTCAGCGTCCCTGAAAATCTCCTGTGTATGTGTGAAGTGTACACGTTCATAagcttctgctttttttctcgttaatcttttattacagggtttctcagccaagaactcagaagggtacagggaaaatgatttttcctcccctacatgCACATCGTCATCAAGAGATCCAATGTGTCTGATCTCTTGCTCTAACCAGCACAAAACCCTGGTTATGCTCTCTATTCACTCTATGTAAAGACTTGGTTTCTATCCCAGTTACAAATGCATACCTGCCCAAACCTTTTCAAACATAACCACTTGAGAAGTCATCTGGTTCCTATGTATAAAGACTCtcagggaggggagcctgggtggctcagtcggttaagcatccgactcttgatttaggctcaggtcatcatctcagggttatgagatcagtCCGCACGTCGGGCTCACACATGGActgtgaagcctgcttgagattctctctctccctctctcccttcccctcccccgcctgcacgcatgtgtgtgcactccctctccctctctctcaaaaaaaaataaaaaacgacTTTCAAGGAAAGGTATTCTGCAGCCTCTCCCTGTAATATAATACAGTTCATCAGTTAATCTTAGGCACTgtaatttcaacttttttttttttaaggattttatttatttatttgacagagatagagacagccagcgagagagggaacacagcagggggagtgggagaggaagaagcaggctcatagtggaggagcctgatgtggggctcgatcccataacgccgggatcacgccctgagttgaaggcagacgcttaaccgctgtgccacccaggcacccctgtaatttcgacttttacctttaaaaattttgttgccGAGGCATTTACGGAAAACAGCTTTAGCCACAAATGAATGCCTTAGTGTTCTCAACATAGGTAAGTTTATGTCTCATATTGATTGATATTTCAAACTTTCTACGtttaggagaaagagaagagttaaATCTGACAGCAAACCGTTTGATGGGACGAACCCTCACTGTTGAAGTTTCAGTAGAAACAATCAGAAACCCCCAGCAGGAAGAATCCCTAAAGCATGCCACCAGGATTATTGATGAGGTGGTCAGTAAGTTTCTGGATGATTTGGGAAATGCCAAGAGTCACTTGATGTCACTGTACAGTGCGTGTTCATCCGAGGTGCCGCCTGGGCCTGTTGACCAGAAGTTTCAGTCCATAGTCATTGGCTGTGCTCTTGAAGAtcagaagaaaattaagagaagatTAGAGACTCTGCTTAGAAATATTGAAAACTCTGACAAGGCCATCAAGCTGTTAGAGCATTCTAAAGGAGCTGGTTCCAAAACTCTGCAACAAAATGCTGAAGGCAAATTTAATTAGTTTTGGAACATAGGAGCACTTACAAATAATGACAGAAAAACGATTAAA encodes the following:
- the BAG2 gene encoding BAG family molecular chaperone regulator 2 isoform X2, whose protein sequence is MAQAKINAKANEGRFCRSSSMADRSSRLLESLDQLELRVEALREAATAVEQEKEVLLEMIHSIQNSQDMRQISDGEREELNLTANRLMGRTLTVEVSVETIRNPQQEESLKHATRIIDEVVSKFLDDLGNAKSHLMSLYSACSSEVPPGPVDQKFQSIVIGCALEDQKKIKRRLETLLRNIENSDKAIKLLEHSKGAGSKTLQQNAEGKFN
- the BAG2 gene encoding BAG family molecular chaperone regulator 2 isoform X1, translated to MEMVRFCLALGEFSSPTERRRIRFKQKPVSHILINRQRLGTEKNQRRVEALREAATAVEQEKEVLLEMIHSIQNSQDMRQISDGEREELNLTANRLMGRTLTVEVSVETIRNPQQEESLKHATRIIDEVVSKFLDDLGNAKSHLMSLYSACSSEVPPGPVDQKFQSIVIGCALEDQKKIKRRLETLLRNIENSDKAIKLLEHSKGAGSKTLQQNAEGKFN